The proteins below come from a single Loxodonta africana isolate mLoxAfr1 chromosome 20, mLoxAfr1.hap2, whole genome shotgun sequence genomic window:
- the LOC100675848 gene encoding keratin-associated protein 26-1, which yields MSCHNYCSGNYSSGSLRNICHIPVTSSSALCSTNVSYGDAFCLPSSCQGSSWLLDNCQETCSEPTSCQPANCEPSNSSCPSTAYYVPRPCQGTSFLPVSSSISSSCFPVSCRPLSYVPSGCRPLSPLLYNSHLLGCAPIGYRPLNCLPNSCRPLSLLTYGCQPLSGLACGSQPFSIVSSSLRPLRPLSSGCQPLAHVFSTCRPSCSALGY from the coding sequence ATGTCTTGCCACAACTACTGCTCTGGAAACTATAGCTCAGGATCCCTCAGGAATATCTGCCATATTCCTGTCACCTCCTCCAGTGCCCTCTGCTCTACCAATGTGAGCTATGGAGATGCCTTCTGCCTACCCAGCAGCTGTCAAGGCAGTTCCTGGCTCCTGGACAACTGCCAAGAGACCTGCAGTGAACCAACCAGCTGCCAGCCAGCCAACTGCGAGCCCAGCAACTCTAGCTGCCCTTCCACTGCTTACTATGTGCCCAGACCCTGCCAAGGAACCAGCTTTCTTCCTGTATCTTCTTCCATCTCAAGCTCTTGCTTCCCAGTCTCCTGTAGACCTCTGAGCTATGTGCCCAGTGGCTGCCGTCCATTGAGTCCTCTGCTCTACAACAGCCATCTCTTGGGCTGTGCACCCATTGGCTATCGACCACTGAACTGTTTGCCCAACAGCTGCCGACCCCTGAGCCTCCTCACTTACGGATGCCAACCCTTGAGTGGTTTGGCCTGTGGTTCGCAACCATTTAGCATTGTGTCCAGCAGCCTCAGACCCCTGAGGCCTCTCTCCAGTGGTTGCCAACCTCTGGCCCATGTTTTCAGTACTTGTCGTCCATCTTGCTCTGCCCTGGGGTACTAG